In Aeromicrobium sp. A1-2, the DNA window CTCCAAGCCGCTTCTGGCTGCTTCGTCGACGTCGGACGCGCAGAGCTGGCCGGACTGATGGGAGTCGTCGCCGAGGCATCGGCGGGTCCGGTGGGGCTCCACCTCGATCACAGCACGGACCTCGACGAGATCTCGGCATGCCTGAGGCACGGCTTCACCTCGGTCATGTTCGACGGCTCACATCTACCCTTCGAGGAGAACGTGGCTGCGACGAGAGAGGCGGCGGGCCTGGCGAGGGCGACGTCTGCGTGGGTGGAGGGCGAGTTGGGCGCAGTCGGAGGCGACGAGGATGCCTCAGGGGGAGACGCCTCAGGAGTGCGACTCACCGACGTGGAACAGGCCGAGGAGTTCGTGCATCGCACGGGTGTCGATGCGCTCGCAGTCTCGGTCGGCAACGTCCACGGCGTGGCCGACCGTGTGGCCGCACTCGACCTGGATCGACTCGCGGCGATCGCTGCCGTCGTCGACGTACCGCTGGTGCTGCACGGGGCTTCGGGGTTGCCGGCCG includes these proteins:
- a CDS encoding class II fructose-bisphosphate aldolase; the protein is MIDRGLDSLHRAAADGSALGSFTIYTMESAVAVARAAHRRDRAVILQAASGCFVDVGRAELAGLMGVVAEASAGPVGLHLDHSTDLDEISACLRHGFTSVMFDGSHLPFEENVAATREAAGLARATSAWVEGELGAVGGDEDASGGDASGVRLTDVEQAEEFVHRTGVDALAVSVGNVHGVADRVAALDLDRLAAIAAVVDVPLVLHGASGLPADQVRRAVAIGVAKVNVNTELRRAHLAALRSQHDRDGDDIRPVRRRAIDEMAQVAERFVSLLSPPGPASRS